Genomic DNA from Methanophagales archaeon:
TCGATGCCTTCACCTATTATCCACATGGCACAATCGTACCTTTTGCGCCTCTATTCGATTATCTGCTCGCGGTCATCATCTGGATACTGGGGCTTGGACACCCTTATGCCACGCTCGGTCAGCATGGGATAGAGGTAATAGGAGCATGGTATCCAGCGGTATTGGGTGCTTTTACTGTTATACCCGTGTATTTCATAGGTAAAGAACTCTGGAACCGGAATGCAGGATTATTATCCGCAGCACTGATTGCAGTGCTACCAGGTCAGTTCTTAACCCGCTCTCTATTGGGGTTCACCGATCACCACGTCGCGGAGACACTGTTCAGCACAATAGCAATGCTCTTCCTTATTATCGCGATAAAGAGGGTGAAGGAGAAAGGGATAACCTTCCATTCGTTTATGGAACGCGATTGGACAACATTAAAGGCGTCTGCGATTTATCTCTTTCTGGCTGGATTTTCACTCGGGCTTTATTACCTCGCATGGAAAGGTGCACCCCTGTTTGTATTTATCCTGCTCATCTATGCCGTTGTGCAATATACAATTGACCACGTGCGAGGGGAAAGCACGGATTATCTCTGCATAATCGCAATACCGCTATTTATTATCCCGCTGATTATGTTAGCCCCGATACCGGTCTTTAACTCACCCACCAGGATTCAGGTCCTCTCTCTCATTCTTGGACTGTTAGTATTCGTTGTTTTAGGTATCCTCTCTTCCATTATGAATTATAGGGGGATAAAACCTTATGGGTATCCGATTGCGATACTTATATTGGCTGTAGTTTCATTTTCACTCCTGAATGTCCTCGCTCATCCATTATACTCTATGATGGTATCACAACTCCGCATATTCACACCTTCTGAGTCTGCTCTCACAGTAGCTGAGATACATCCAATGCATATCTTCTCACGTTACACAGGGAGAATAACACAGGGCGAGGCATATCAATACTTTACCACCTGCTTCTTCGCTGCATTCGCAGGTTTCGCATGGCTTGGTTATAATATAGCAAGACGCTTTCGAGCGGAGGAGGTTCTATTCATGGTCTGGAGCGCGGTAATGCTCTATGCATGCTTTGGTCAGAATAGGTTCGCCTACTATTATGCAGTGAATGTTGCACTGCTTTGTGGACTTGTCGCATGGACAGTGATCGAGTTCGTGGCATTCAAGTCCAGAGTTGAGCCGGTGTCGGAGAAAGCGAAAACAACGAAGAAGGGGAAGAAGGGTGGTACAAGCGTAGTTACACAGCGGAAAGCGAAGACGAAAGCAACCAATAAGGCTAAGGAGCCTCAAACTCAGAATAAGCATGAGCATAAGAAGATCGCGGAATATCTGCGTACTGATGTTATAATCGCCTCGTTTATAATTGGCTTGATTCTGTTTTATCCACCATTAAGTGCTTCTTTAGCAAAAGCGAAATACGCTGGGGATCCTCCTTATGACTGGTACGAATCACTCACATGGATGCGTAAGAATACACCAGAGCCAGGTATATCCTATTATGAGTTATACCAGATGCCGGAGATAAATAAAACAACGGGTAGAATAGAAGATTATAATTATCCCCCGGAGGCGTATGGTGTGATAAGCTGGTGGGATTATGGACACTGGATAACAAGAATAGCGCATCGCATTCCTGTTGCTAATCCGTTCCAGCAGGGTATTGGGGGTCCGTATAAGGGCGATAAACCCGGTGCATGCGTATTCTTCGTCACAACAGATGAAGCGCGCGCAAATGAAGTCGCTGATGCACTCGACGTGAGATACGCGGTAAGCGATTACATGATGGCAGATGCGTGGGGCTCGTATTATAACAAATACACAGCGATGACTGTATGGGCAGGAGACCCTCAACGCTTCGGTGCTCTCTCATATTATTACCATACATTGGAAGCCCGTTTACATATCTTCGATGGCACGAGTGTGGATGTGGATGGTGAGAACATATCCGCATTGAATCATTACCGGCTGGTGCATGAATCACCGACCTTCTATCTCCCTCTGGTTATCATGAATGCGACAACCGGAGGAGGGTATTGGCGGTCAATCTCAGGCGATTATAATAGTACAGCGACACAGGCGCGAAAGCTTCACGGGCAATTGTTCAGTTTGCCTACGGGAATGGGGATAGAAGATGCTCTGGACAATGGCACCATACCCGCAATAGTGAAGAACAGTTTAAATACCACTCCCCTCGCACTATCAGAAGATAGCATGGTTACAAAGAGGGGAGAGAATTGGGTGATAAGGGACAATACAAAAAAGAATATATTCCTCATCAAAAAGAGATCAGGATACTTGGATGTTTATCTTTATGGCGTCCCAACCGGACAGCCGGGCATAAGAGCATGGACACCGGAATACATAAATCCCGTGAGTTACATTAAGGTCTTTGAATACGTAAAAGGAGCGAAAATAGAAGGAGCTGCACCTGACGGCAGTATTGTCGAAGTCGCAACCAATGTAACCACAAATCAGGGCAGGAGATTCGTGTACTACAACCGAACGATAGCGAACTCAAACGGCAGTTATTCGTTTATAGTGCCATATTCAACTGAAGGACCAATAGAAAACGGCACTAACTTTGATGTGCTCGCATCCACATATAAGTTGAGAGCGGGTCATATAGAGAATGGAGCTCCTGTATGGGACGTGGAGAAGGCGGTGCACGTACCGGAAGAAGCAGTGATGAACGGCAAAACGATAAATGTGGACCTGACCAGATAACTTGATATATAGTCATTCCAGTAATAAATTTACAAAAAAAACCTGTGCTAAAAGAAAAACAAATAAGTTCTTTTGGTAAAGCTTTTCTATAAGCCCATTAACCCCCACCAAAATAATAGCCTTTGGACCTGGAATAAGCCCATTTATAGTCCTATAGTCCTTATCTTTTAAATCTTCACTCTTATACTTCTTTCTGAACCCGTTAATATCCACCGTCAAATTGGTGGTATCTCCAATTATTATCGTTTTTCCGCTCTTTCGCTTTCCACAAACGGCGTTTACGGTTCTCAACACCATATCCACAAACTGATCGACTGTAAACCTGCTTAGAAGCCTGTAAACTCCCTTAACGATGCTTTAGCCTTTAATTCGCTTATTACGAAGGTTATATCACCTTCAAAGCACATTGCGAGTATCACGACCTTCAGCATCGTTATAGCT
This window encodes:
- a CDS encoding oligosaccharyl transferase, archaeosortase A system-associated yields the protein MVRISNIKSIEKASLIYGAILALIFCLSLYIRVALPYNSVFGGPFVRFSGNDPWYNMRLVENTLHNFPERIFFDAFTYYPHGTIVPFAPLFDYLLAVIIWILGLGHPYATLGQHGIEVIGAWYPAVLGAFTVIPVYFIGKELWNRNAGLLSAALIAVLPGQFLTRSLLGFTDHHVAETLFSTIAMLFLIIAIKRVKEKGITFHSFMERDWTTLKASAIYLFLAGFSLGLYYLAWKGAPLFVFILLIYAVVQYTIDHVRGESTDYLCIIAIPLFIIPLIMLAPIPVFNSPTRIQVLSLILGLLVFVVLGILSSIMNYRGIKPYGYPIAILILAVVSFSLLNVLAHPLYSMMVSQLRIFTPSESALTVAEIHPMHIFSRYTGRITQGEAYQYFTTCFFAAFAGFAWLGYNIARRFRAEEVLFMVWSAVMLYACFGQNRFAYYYAVNVALLCGLVAWTVIEFVAFKSRVEPVSEKAKTTKKGKKGGTSVVTQRKAKTKATNKAKEPQTQNKHEHKKIAEYLRTDVIIASFIIGLILFYPPLSASLAKAKYAGDPPYDWYESLTWMRKNTPEPGISYYELYQMPEINKTTGRIEDYNYPPEAYGVISWWDYGHWITRIAHRIPVANPFQQGIGGPYKGDKPGACVFFVTTDEARANEVADALDVRYAVSDYMMADAWGSYYNKYTAMTVWAGDPQRFGALSYYYHTLEARLHIFDGTSVDVDGENISALNHYRLVHESPTFYLPLVIMNATTGGGYWRSISGDYNSTATQARKLHGQLFSLPTGMGIEDALDNGTIPAIVKNSLNTTPLALSEDSMVTKRGENWVIRDNTKKNIFLIKKRSGYLDVYLYGVPTGQPGIRAWTPEYINPVSYIKVFEYVKGAKIEGAAPDGSIVEVATNVTTNQGRRFVYYNRTIANSNGSYSFIVPYSTEGPIENGTNFDVLASTYKLRAGHIENGAPVWDVEKAVHVPEEAVMNGKTINVDLTR